TTTTTCGCCCGTTGCCGCGGGCAGATGTTTTTTATGACGCGACGCTCAACTGTTCTGCGCATCTTTCTTCCGATCTGCCTCCTCCTGACGATTGTCGTCGGGTTCAAATTCGTTTCCTTCATCTTCCAGCCGGTGACGCCGGCCGCATCCGCGCTGGTGAACGTCACTCCCGGGCTCCCCTTGGCCGAGGTGGCCGGGCGCCTGCAGGAGGCGGGGGTGGTGCGCAGCGCTTCCGGCTTCAAACTGCTGGCCTGGCTGCGCGGCGATAACAACCGGATCAAGGCCGGCCCCTACGACTTCAGCGGCCCGGCCACACCGGGACGGGTCCTTAACCGGCTGGTCGCCGGTGATGTCCGCCGGCAGCGTCTGACCATCCCCGAGGGGTTCTCTCTGCGCGAGATCGCCGCCCGCATCGAGGCGGAGGGGTTAGGCCGCGCCGAAACTTTTCTGCGGCTGGCCCGCGACCGCAAATTCATCGCCACCCTCGGCATCGCTTCCCCCACTCTCGAGGGGTACCTCTTTCCGGAGACCTACCTCTTCGCCAGCGGCACCCCCGAGGATCGCCTCATCAAGGTGATGGTCCGCCAGTTCGAAAGCCGCCTGTCACCCGACATGGTGGAAGGAGCGGCCAAGCTGGGACTCGATCCGCATCAGCTGGTGACCCTCGCCTCGATCGTCCAGAAGGAAGCCGGCACGCTCGCCGAGATGCCGGTGATCGCCGCGGTCTTCCACAACCGCCTGCGCCGCAAAATGCCGCTTCAGGCCGATCCGACGGTTATCTACGGGATCGCCAATTTCAACGGCAACATCACCCGCAAGGACCTGCGGACGCCGACCCCCTACAACACCTACCGCATTGCCGGTCTGCCGCCCGGGCCGATCGCCAGCCCGGGAGAGGACGCGCTGCGGGCGGCGGCATTCCCGGCCAAGGCCGACTACCTCTACTTCGTGGCCCGCGGTGACGGCACCCATGCCTTTTCCACGAACCTGCGCGAGCACAACCAGGCCGTACGGCACTACCAGTTGAAACGCTGAACTGCGCCGGTCCGGCCGGCAGAGGAGTGAGCGCATGTCTTCCAGGGTTCTGCTTGCTGAAGACAACGACCAACTTGCTGCCGCCCTCGAGGCGCTCCTTACGCGCCAGGGGCTGGCGGTCGAACGTGCCGGCGACGGCGTCGAGGCCCTGGGCCGGATTGCCCAATCTCCCCCTGATCTTCTGTTGCTCGACCTCAAGCTGCCGCGCCTGCACGGCATCGAACTGCTCAAAAGGCTGCGGCAGAACCCCCACACCAGCGGCCTTCCCGTCGTCATCATCACCGGCGCCTATCGCGGCGACCCCTACGTGCGGGCAGCCAAAGCGCTCGGCATCGCGGCTTATCTGGAGAAACCGTTCAAGGCCGGCGAACTCCTCGCCGCCCTCAAGCAGGCGCTGCCGGCCGACGCTCCGCTTTCACCGCCTGCTCCCACCACAGAGACGGTCGATGCTCATCTGCGCCGGGCTTTTATCGGCCGCTTCTGCGGTCGCCTGGTTCTGCGCGGCGAGGGGCGCGAGTACAGCCTGACGCTCATCAGCGGCACGCCGGTTTTCGTGCGTCCCGGTTTCGCCTATCGCGACTTCGGCGACTGGCTGCACCGTCGCGGCTTTCTCTCCGCCGAGGAATACGCCTTCTACGCCGGCCCCGGCCAGCACCGCTACGAGCTGCCGGTCCAGATGGGGTGCATCGAGTACCCTGACCTTCTGGAGGAGAAACTCGCCTACCTGAGCGCCGAACTGGTGGAGTCCTTCGCTCTTCCCCCGCTCACCGCCGTGGAGCACCCCTTCACTCCACCGCCGGGACTGCAGCTGCTCACCGTCAACGTTCCCCGGATTTTCTACCAGGGATACCACCGTTACCTGCGGCCGGAACAGCGCGAACGGCTGTTGACCGAGGATGGACCGCGTTTTGCGGCGCTCGCCCCCGACTATTTCCGCTACGTCAACTTCCTCTCGCTGAGCCATGAGGAGAGGCAGCTGCTGCCGCGCCTCGACGGCACCCGCCCCCTGGCCGACTGCCTGGCAGGAGAAGCCGACCTCATCCCGCTGGCCCTGACCCTCCAGGCCCTCGGCATGTTGCGCTGCGCCGATGTCCCTCTTACCTTGGCGGCTCCGGAGTTTCCCCTGCGCATCCTGTTCAATGCCGTGGCCGAGGAAACGGCCGAGATTGCCCTCGAAGGGCCGCTGGAGAGTTTTGCCGACCTGGTCGAGCCAGCGGCGCAAGCCGCCACTCCTGCCATCGCTTCGGTATCGCCGACTCCCCCGTCGGCTGACGTTCCGGGCGAAGCTGCTCGGACGGCCGAGGTCCGAAAAATCCACGCCTCCCTGCAGGGAAAGAACTACTACGAAATTTTCGGCCTGACGCAGGCGACGTTTTCCTTCGATCAATTGAAGGAGAACTATTTTTCCCTCACCCGCCAGTTTGGTCCCGATCTGCTGATGCAACTCGCCGGCGCCGAGGCGACAATGGCCGAAGAGATTCTCGCCGCCGTCGCCAACGCCTACAACACGCTCTCCGACGTCGTACGCAAGGAAAACTACGACCAGTTGCTCGGCTCCGACCGGGTCGGCCTCGGGCAGAAGGGGGACGACCGTTTCCAGGCGCAGGTCCAGTCCCAGTCGGGCAAGGTTTTCATCCAGATGGAGGAGTGGGACAACGCCGAGACGGCCCTGCAAGATGCCTGCAACATCGACCCCAACAACGGCGACTACCTGGCACACCTCGCCTGGGCCATCTACCGCAACCCGAGAAACGCCGCGAGCCGAGCCATGCAGGAGAAGGCCCGCCAACTCCTCAACCGCGCCCTGACCCTGGAGCGGACCGCCGCCGGTTTCGCCTTCAAGGGGTGGCTGCTGTTCGAGGCGGGAGAGGACACCCTGGCCGAGGCGGAGTTCAACAAGGCGCTCAAGCTCGATGCGCGACAACTGATGGCGCGCAAAGGACTGAAGAGTCTGTTGGAAACGCGCGAGCGGGAGAAGAAGGGGCTGTTCCGGCGGATGTTCGGCTAAGGATCTTGCGGGGAAGCGTGGCGAATGTCGAATTCTTTATATGCTCATTTTTTCGAGACTGACAAAGATTGACACTCAGTGTCGCAAATTGTAAGTCGAGGAGAAGGAAAAAGTTTTTTTGTGCATGGAAATCAGCGAAAAGCGGAGCGAATGCTAGGCTCGTTTTTTGCATTATCGAGACAGAGGGGGCAATTAAATGGGGCGAGGCTTCGCACAGACAAGAAAGCCGGCTATTGAGAAAAGGAGAAGATCGATGACATCAGATGCAAAAAGCAGTAACAGGAAACGGTCCAGGAGGGCATCCGGGTTACTTGTGTTCATGCTGCTGGGAGTGGTGCTTCCCGCTGCCGCGCAGCCCGTCGTCATCTTCGGTCCCCAGAAGTTCGTCAGGGAAGAAGGGAAACCGGCCACCACCGGCACCGCCTTCAGCGTCCCGGCGGAGGCAACCAACTGCAGGCTGGAGATCAATAGCGACATTGCTGGCCCCTTGTTCGCCAACAACGTCTCGGTCAAGGTCAATGGTGTGGAAATGGCCGACAGCAAGACGTTGCGGAGGGGGGGGACGGAGCAGGCAGAGGTCGAACTGCAGACCACGAATACCCTCCTCGTCACCCTCAAGGGAAAACCCGGTGACAGCGTTACCGTGAAAATCATCGGTGAGATCGCTGAAGTCGGTGAGCCGGAGCCGCCAGGCCGTCCGCTCCCCCCGCCTGACTGAGCGATACGCAAGAGTGTGCTACGACAAGCAGGGAGCCGGTCACGTGACCGGCTCTTTCTTTTTCCGCAAGGGAAAGCTCCCGCTTCGCCGGAGATACCGGCTCGAGCCACCTCAGTCGGGAAACTGGAGACGCCGTGGCAGGCCCGCCACCACCAAGGCATAGGAATCATCGACCATCGAGAGGAGTTCGTCCTCGGGGACGCTGCCGTCGAGGACCAGGGTGTTCCAGTGCCGTTTGTTCATGTGGTACCCTGGGCGGATCGCCGGATAGTAGGCGCGCAGCACCTCGGCGTGCAACGGGTCGCACTTGAGATTGAGCCAGGGCGGGTCGATGTCGGGCAGGAGAAGAGCGAATATCTTGCCGGCCACCTTGAAGACCGGGTATTCGGGGCCGAAGGGATATTCCTCGACGGCCCCTTTTTTCGTCAGACAATGGGCGCGCAGCCGCTCAATGTCCATCTTTTTACTCCGGCGGCCGCAGCCGCAGCAGCGTCGCCCCCCAGCCGCCGGCTTCCTCTCCGGCGAGGCGAAAGGTGATGACCTCCGGCAGCCGGGCCAGAATGGCATGTACGCTGCGCTGCAGGACACCCATCCCCTTGCCGTGGATGATGCGCACATCGAGGATCCCTCGCCGGCGGCACTCGGCCAGGTAGTCGGGGATGAGATACTTCACCTCGGCCGGACGGAAGGTATGCAGATCGAGCACGCCGTCAATCGGCAGCTCGATCACCTCGGAGATTTCGGGCTCGTCGCTTTCTTCGCTCACAACATTATTACGCCTGCAGCTTGCCGGGCCAGTGGCCGGCTAATCCCCGTCGCGCCTGGTTTTCCGGCGCGAAGCCGGTGGCCGGGCCAAAAAGGCGGTCACAACAATGACGCCGAAACCGATGAAGAAAAGCACCCCGACGATGAGCCAGAAGGATACCTTGTCGAAAAACATCATCTCCCCTCGCAAACGAGGAATAAGAAAAATCCGGATTCATTTCCCGCTATCCTATAGCACGGTTCAAGTTTGCCTGTCACCGCTCATTTTTCTCTCGATGGGGCTATCTCCAAAAAAAGCGGAACTTCGCAGTCCCGCCTATGATCGCCTAAATATCCCCGGCCGGACATTCTGCGCCGGCATCCGCCCCACCGCCTGCCTGCTTCAGCTTGCGCCCCCAACCTCCCGGTAGAGATCGTCCATTTCCGCCCCCTCCACCTCGGGCTCGTCTCCGGCGTCCCGCAGGGCGTCGACGATTTCCTCTTCCGGATAACGCCGGTAATGCTCTTCCTCCGGCAAACGGACGGAAGGTCCCCGCGCTGTCAGCAGAGTGCCGACCCCCCACCCGGCCGCTGCCCCCAAAACCGCCCCGCCCAGGCCACGGCGCCAAACCCCGACCGTTGCCCCGATGACTGCCAGCACTCCCTTCATCATGCACCTCCGCCTCGCACAATCCGGCAAATTCATCCCGTTACATTTTCACTATAGTTCCGGCCGGGCCGCTGTCAAATCCTGCGGCGACTGCAAAAAGGCCCGCAAATAATTAAAACGTTTGTTTTAATCAAACGTATGATTTATTATCTTAAGCAGTTATTCCGGATGAGAGGAAGAAAACCCAATGAGTCAAACCGACACCAAGGACCGGATTCTCGACGCCGCCGAACACCTGTTCGCGTCCGAGGGCTTCCACAACACCTCCCTGCGGGCGATCACCGGCGAAGCCCGGGCGAACCTGGCGGCGGTCAACTATCACTTCGGTTCCAAGGAGGCCTTGCTGGAGGCGGTTTTTGAACGACGGCTGGTGCCGCTGAACCACCTTCGGCGGGAGAGACTGGAGACGGTACGGAAGGCCGCCCACCAGTCCGGCTGCCGGCCTTCGGCAAGGGAGGTGCTGCGCGCCTTCGTCGAGCCGACGCTCAGCTTCCGCGACAGCGGGCCGGGGGCCGAAGCCTTCGTTCGCCTGGTGGGACGGGCGATAGCAGAACCGGACGACACCCTGCGCAAAATCTTCATGCGGCAAATGGAACCGATCTTTTTCCTGCTCTACGACACCCTGGCGGAAGCCCTTCCCCACCTCTCGGGCAGCGCTCTCTTCTGGCGCCTGCACTTCGCCCTCGGGGCGTTGGGTCACACCCTGTGCATGGCCGGCCGCTTCCAGTTGCTGCCGCCCGGGGTCGCTCCACCCACCGACGCCACCTCCCTGACGACGCTGCTGCTCGACTTCGTCACGGCCGGAATGGAGGCCGCATGCGCCTGAAATCCGCCGCACGAAGCTGCCTTTGGCTGCTTCTGCCGCTTTTCGCCGGTTGCTCCCTGCACCGGCCGCAGGAAACAACCCTGCCGGCCGCCATTCCCCCGGCCTACGTCGAACCGGGCGCCGCCGCCGCTCCGCCCGTCGAGCGCTGGTGGGAAAGCTTCGCGGACCCGCGACTGAACGCGCTGGTGGAGGAATCCTTCGCCGCCAATCTCGACCTGGCCCAGGCCTTCGCCCGCATCCAGCAGGCCGAGGCCCAGCTCGGCATCGCCCGGGCGGGACAGCTGCCGAGCGTCAATCTGGACGGCGCCGCCGGCCGCGGACGCCAGCCCGGCTTCAAGGGCCCGGAGACTGCCGACAGTTTCCAGCTCTCGGCCGCCGCTGCTTTCGAACTCGACCTCTGGGGCAAGCTCGCCGCGCGCACCGAAACAGCACTCCTGGAGGCATCCGCCTCCCGGGAGGACGCCAAAACCCTCTATCTCTCCCTCTCCGCCCGGGTGGCCGACCTCTACTTCCTGGCGGTGGAACAGCGTGCCCAGCTCGAACTGGCGGACCGCAGCATCGCGGCGTTCGCCGATACCCTCGAGCGGGTCGAACGGCGCTACCGCGAGGGTCTGGTGCCGGCCCTCGACGTCTACCAGTCCCGCCAGAACCTGGCCGGTGCCCGGGCCAGCCGGCCGCTCTTCGCCAACACCCTGGCCGCAACCGAGCATGCCCTGGCGGTGCTGCTCGGCCGCTATCCCGAGGGGGGGGCAACCGGCACCCTGGCCGAACTGCCGATCGGACCGGCGGCCTTTCCCGCCGGCCTGCCCGCCGACCTGCTCGCCCGGCGGCCGGACGTCGAGGCTGCCCTGCTCCGCCTCAAGGCGAGCGACGCCCGCATCGCGGCGGCCATCGCCGACCGCTTCCCCTCCTTCAACCTGATCGGCAACTACGGCGGCGCGAGCAGCGATCTGGGCGAGCTTTTGCACTCGGGCAATATTTTCTGGAGCCTGCTGCTCGATCTGGCCCAACCAGTCTTCGACGGCGGCCGGCGCAGCGCCGAGGTCGAGCGCAACCGGGCCCTCTTTCGTGAGAACCTCTTCCGCTACCACCAGAGCGTGCTTACCGCCTTTCAGGAAGTCGAGGATGCCCTGGCGGCCAACCGCACCACCGAGGAGCGGATCATCCTTGTCGAGGCGCGGGTGACGGCCAGCCAGGCGGCGCTGCGCCTGGCCCTCGACCGCTACCTGCAGGGGCTATCCGACTACCTGCCGGTGCTGACCGCCCAGGGGCTGCAGTTCGACGCCGAAAGCCAGCTTCTCGCCGCCCGTCGACAGTTGCTTGCCGACCGCATCTCGCTGGCCCGGGCGCTGGGGGGAGAGTGGATGGTGGCGGAGATGGAAAAAAATTTATAGGCCCCATGGGATCCATGGGACCCATAGGACCTATTTACTGCTTTGGAGGATTCGGCCATGAGTGCTAGATCGAAACTGTTCAAGATCGTCCTCCCCCTGCTGATCGTCGTCGCCGCCTTCATTGCCATGCGGCTCATGATCCTGAACCGCCCCGAGCCAAAGAAGGAGGCGCGAGAGAATCCCGGCGCCCTGGTCGAGGTGGCCACGGTGGCCCGCGGCGAGCGCCAGGTCGAGGTACAGGGGACCGGCGCCGTCCAGCCACGTCAGGAGATCAGCGTGATCCCGCAGATCAGCGGCCGGGTGGTGGAAGTGGCGCCGGGCTTCGTGGCCGGCGGCTTCTTTCGCCGGGGGGAGGTTCTCTTCCGGGTCGACGACGCCGACTACCGGCTGGCCGTCGACAAGGCGCAGGCAGCCATGGCCAAAGCCGAGTATGACCTGGCGACCATAGAGGGGCAAGCGCGCATCGCCCGGGAGGAATGGGACCGGCTCAAGCTCGCCGACGGCCAGCAGCCCAACCCCCTGGTCGTCTACGAGCCGCAGCTGAAAAACGCCCGCGCCGCCCTCCTTTCGGCCCGCGCCACCCTCGGACAGGCCGAGCTCGACCTCGACCGCACCGTGCTGCGCGCCCCGTTCAACGCGCTGGTGCGCTCCGAGTCTCTCGACCTCGGCCAGTACCTGCAAGCAGGCACGTCGGTCGCCCTCCTGGCTGGAACCGACCAGGCGGAGATCGTCGTCCCCCTCCCCCGGCAGGATCTCGAATGGCTGCATCTCCCCCGCCGGGGCGAATTGGAAGAGGGCGCAGCGGCCACCGTCCGGCTGGCCGGCGCCGGGCAGAACTACGACTGGGTCGGCCGACTGGTGCGCACCCTCGGCGACGTCGACCCGCAGGGGCGCATGTTCCGGGTGGTGGTTGCGGTCGATGACCCCTACGGGCTGCAGGACCGTCAGGCCGGGCGGCCGGAGCTGGCCATCGGCTCTTTCGTGGAAGTGCTGCTGCAGGGCAAGACACTCAGGGATGTGGCCGTGCTGCCGGCTTCCGCCCTGCGCGACGGCGGCACGGTCTGGGTCATGAACGACACCCATCTCAAGATCCGCCCCGTCGAACTGTTACGACGCACCCGTGACGAAGTGGTGATCGGCAGTGGCCTCGCCGCCGGCGACCAGGTGGTGCTGACCGCCCTGGCCGGCGCCGCCGAGGGAATGAAACTGCGGCCGGCCGCGACGCCGCAGGAGCGGGCCACGGCTGTGGCGGGCGAAACGGCGGAGTCCAGGCCATGAACGGGGCAGTCCGCTGGATGACCAGCAACCACGTCGCCGCCAACCTGCTGATGCTGGTCTTCATCGTCGGCGGCCTGCTGCTGGGACCGAAGGTCAAGCAGGAGGTCTTCCCCGAGGTCAACCTCGACTGGATTTCGGTGACCGTCCCCTATCCGGGAGCCGGCCCCGAGGAAGTGGAGGAAGGGATCCTGCTCAAGATCGAGGAGAACCTCACCGGCGTCGACGGCATCAAGCAGATCAAGGCGACCGCCGCCGAAGGACTGGGGACGGTGATGGCCGAGGTGGGCGCCGGGATGGACCCCGACCAGGTGCTGCAGGACGTCAAGAGCGAGGTCGACCGCATCACCACCTTTCCGCTGGACGCCGAGGAACCGGTCATCGCCAAGGTTCTCAACCGCAGCGAAGTCATCTCCGTCGTGGTCTACGGCGATCTTGCCGAGCGCAGCCTGCGCGAATGGGCGGAAAGCGTGCGCGACGACCTGCTGGTCTACCCGGAAATCACCCAGGTCGATCTCGGCGGAGTGCGTCCCTACGAAATTTCCATCGAGATCCCCGAGGAAAACCTGCGCCGCTACAACCTGACCCTCGATCAGGTGGCGCAGCAGGTGCGACGCGCCTCTCTCGACCTGCCCGGCGGCACCATCAGGACGGCAGGGGGTGAAATCCTGCTGCGCACCAAGGAGCGCCGCTACTTCGGGCCGGAGTATGCGAACATCGTCATCCTCACCAACCCCGACGGTACCCAGGTGCACCTGCGCGACATCGCCAACGTCCGCGACACCTTTGAGGAGACCGACACCTTCGCCACCTTCGACGGCAAGCCGGCGGCCATGGTCAAGGTCTTCCGGGTCGGCGAGCAGAAGCCGACGGAGATCTCGGCGCTGGTCAAAAAATATATCGAAGAGAAGCGGCAGAGCCTCCCCCCTTCGGTGCAGATCGCCACCTGGAACGACACCTCCGAGCTCTTCGAAAGCCGCCTTCATCTGTTGCAGAAGAATGCCGCCTTCGGCCTGGTGCTGGTCTTTCTCATCCTCGGCCTTTTCCTGGAGATCCGCCTCGCCCTCTGGGTGATGCTGGGAATCCCCATCTCCTTTCTCGGCACCCTCTTCCTGATGCCGGCGCTGGGGGTCTCGATCAACATGATCTCCCTCTTCGCCTTCATCCTCGCCCTGGGGATCGTCGTCGACGACGCCATCGTCGTCGGCGAAAACGTCTACGAGCAGCGCCAGCTCGGCAAGCCGTTCCTCCGGGCGGCCGTGGACGGAACGCAAGAGGTCGGGGGGCCGGTCGTCTTCTCGGTCCTGACCACGGTGGCCGCCTTCGCCCCGTTGATCTTCGTCAGCGGCGTGATGGGCAAGTTCATCCAGGTGATCCCCCTGGTGGTGATCACCATTCTGCTGGTCTCGCTGGTCGAATCCCTCTTCGTTCTCCCCTCCCACCTCGCCCTCGGCCGGCGCCGGGAAGCCGCGACCGGCCTGCTCGCCGGCATCGACCGGGTAAGATGCTGGTTCGGCCGCCAGCTCGACCGTTTCATCGCCGGTCCCTACCGCCGCACCCTCGAGCTCTGCCTGCGCCATCGTTATCTCACCCTGGCGACGGCGGTGGCGATCCTGCTGCTCGCGGTCGGCGTCATCGGCGGCGGCCTGCTCAAATTCACCTTCATGCCGGAGGTCGACGGCGATGTCATCACCGCCTCGCTGCAGATGCCGCAGGGGACACCGGCCGCGGAGACGGCCCGGGTCGAGCGTCATATCGAGCAGGAGGCGATGGCGACGGTAGCGGAGTTCGACAGCCGACGGCCGGAGGGCCAGGGGATCATGCGTCACTTCTA
This genomic stretch from Desulfuromonadales bacterium harbors:
- a CDS encoding TetR family transcriptional regulator, which produces MSQTDTKDRILDAAEHLFASEGFHNTSLRAITGEARANLAAVNYHFGSKEALLEAVFERRLVPLNHLRRERLETVRKAAHQSGCRPSAREVLRAFVEPTLSFRDSGPGAEAFVRLVGRAIAEPDDTLRKIFMRQMEPIFFLLYDTLAEALPHLSGSALFWRLHFALGALGHTLCMAGRFQLLPPGVAPPTDATSLTTLLLDFVTAGMEAACA
- a CDS encoding efflux transporter outer membrane subunit, which produces MRLKSAARSCLWLLLPLFAGCSLHRPQETTLPAAIPPAYVEPGAAAAPPVERWWESFADPRLNALVEESFAANLDLAQAFARIQQAEAQLGIARAGQLPSVNLDGAAGRGRQPGFKGPETADSFQLSAAAAFELDLWGKLAARTETALLEASASREDAKTLYLSLSARVADLYFLAVEQRAQLELADRSIAAFADTLERVERRYREGLVPALDVYQSRQNLAGARASRPLFANTLAATEHALAVLLGRYPEGGATGTLAELPIGPAAFPAGLPADLLARRPDVEAALLRLKASDARIAAAIADRFPSFNLIGNYGGASSDLGELLHSGNIFWSLLLDLAQPVFDGGRRSAEVERNRALFRENLFRYHQSVLTAFQEVEDALAANRTTEERIILVEARVTASQAALRLALDRYLQGLSDYLPVLTAQGLQFDAESQLLAARRQLLADRISLARALGGEWMVAEMEKNL
- a CDS encoding response regulator, whose product is MSSRVLLAEDNDQLAAALEALLTRQGLAVERAGDGVEALGRIAQSPPDLLLLDLKLPRLHGIELLKRLRQNPHTSGLPVVIITGAYRGDPYVRAAKALGIAAYLEKPFKAGELLAALKQALPADAPLSPPAPTTETVDAHLRRAFIGRFCGRLVLRGEGREYSLTLISGTPVFVRPGFAYRDFGDWLHRRGFLSAEEYAFYAGPGQHRYELPVQMGCIEYPDLLEEKLAYLSAELVESFALPPLTAVEHPFTPPPGLQLLTVNVPRIFYQGYHRYLRPEQRERLLTEDGPRFAALAPDYFRYVNFLSLSHEERQLLPRLDGTRPLADCLAGEADLIPLALTLQALGMLRCADVPLTLAAPEFPLRILFNAVAEETAEIALEGPLESFADLVEPAAQAATPAIASVSPTPPSADVPGEAARTAEVRKIHASLQGKNYYEIFGLTQATFSFDQLKENYFSLTRQFGPDLLMQLAGAEATMAEEILAAVANAYNTLSDVVRKENYDQLLGSDRVGLGQKGDDRFQAQVQSQSGKVFIQMEEWDNAETALQDACNIDPNNGDYLAHLAWAIYRNPRNAASRAMQEKARQLLNRALTLERTAAGFAFKGWLLFEAGEDTLAEAEFNKALKLDARQLMARKGLKSLLETREREKKGLFRRMFG
- the mltG gene encoding endolytic transglycosylase MltG codes for the protein MTRRSTVLRIFLPICLLLTIVVGFKFVSFIFQPVTPAASALVNVTPGLPLAEVAGRLQEAGVVRSASGFKLLAWLRGDNNRIKAGPYDFSGPATPGRVLNRLVAGDVRRQRLTIPEGFSLREIAARIEAEGLGRAETFLRLARDRKFIATLGIASPTLEGYLFPETYLFASGTPEDRLIKVMVRQFESRLSPDMVEGAAKLGLDPHQLVTLASIVQKEAGTLAEMPVIAAVFHNRLRRKMPLQADPTVIYGIANFNGNITRKDLRTPTPYNTYRIAGLPPGPIASPGEDALRAAAFPAKADYLYFVARGDGTHAFSTNLREHNQAVRHYQLKR
- a CDS encoding efflux RND transporter periplasmic adaptor subunit; translation: MSARSKLFKIVLPLLIVVAAFIAMRLMILNRPEPKKEARENPGALVEVATVARGERQVEVQGTGAVQPRQEISVIPQISGRVVEVAPGFVAGGFFRRGEVLFRVDDADYRLAVDKAQAAMAKAEYDLATIEGQARIAREEWDRLKLADGQQPNPLVVYEPQLKNARAALLSARATLGQAELDLDRTVLRAPFNALVRSESLDLGQYLQAGTSVALLAGTDQAEIVVPLPRQDLEWLHLPRRGELEEGAAATVRLAGAGQNYDWVGRLVRTLGDVDPQGRMFRVVVAVDDPYGLQDRQAGRPELAIGSFVEVLLQGKTLRDVAVLPASALRDGGTVWVMNDTHLKIRPVELLRRTRDEVVIGSGLAAGDQVVLTALAGAAEGMKLRPAATPQERATAVAGETAESRP
- a CDS encoding efflux RND transporter permease subunit, which gives rise to MNGAVRWMTSNHVAANLLMLVFIVGGLLLGPKVKQEVFPEVNLDWISVTVPYPGAGPEEVEEGILLKIEENLTGVDGIKQIKATAAEGLGTVMAEVGAGMDPDQVLQDVKSEVDRITTFPLDAEEPVIAKVLNRSEVISVVVYGDLAERSLREWAESVRDDLLVYPEITQVDLGGVRPYEISIEIPEENLRRYNLTLDQVAQQVRRASLDLPGGTIRTAGGEILLRTKERRYFGPEYANIVILTNPDGTQVHLRDIANVRDTFEETDTFATFDGKPAAMVKVFRVGEQKPTEISALVKKYIEEKRQSLPPSVQIATWNDTSELFESRLHLLQKNAAFGLVLVFLILGLFLEIRLALWVMLGIPISFLGTLFLMPALGVSINMISLFAFILALGIVVDDAIVVGENVYEQRQLGKPFLRAAVDGTQEVGGPVVFSVLTTVAAFAPLIFVSGVMGKFIQVIPLVVITILLVSLVESLFVLPSHLALGRRREAATGLLAGIDRVRCWFGRQLDRFIAGPYRRTLELCLRHRYLTLATAVAILLLAVGVIGGGLLKFTFMPEVDGDVITASLQMPQGTPAAETARVERHIEQEAMATVAEFDSRRPEGQGIMRHFYGVIGGTIAAGGPGGGSSQAAGHLSDMALFLTRSEDRGVPAAEITNRWRQKVGEIPGVESLVFKSNLVRMGANIDIQLAHEDFAALTRAAGRVKEELAKYPGVGDIEDSYAQGKSELKIRLKPEARTLGITEEDLGRQVRAAFYGAESLRLQRGRNELKVMVRYPEESRRSRWDLEAMRIRTPQGGEIPLGRAAWVEEGRGFSEIKRTDRKRVINVTASVDSQQANTQEILGDLKTGLLTDLRDDFPGLTFDLEGEEKERRESMASMGSGFLLALFAIYALLAIPFRSYSQPLIIMSAIPFGIVGAIAGHLLMGFNLSILSIFGIVALSGVVVNDSLLLIDRINANLRAGGEDLRQAVMDAGQRRFRPILLTSLTTFFGLAPMILERSVQAQFLIPMAISLGFGILFATGITLLLIPALYLALEDIRRLFGLRTAHADHSVEMVTE
- a CDS encoding Smr/MutS family protein, with the translated sequence MSEESDEPEISEVIELPIDGVLDLHTFRPAEVKYLIPDYLAECRRRGILDVRIIHGKGMGVLQRSVHAILARLPEVITFRLAGEEAGGWGATLLRLRPPE
- a CDS encoding MmcQ/YjbR family DNA-binding protein, whose product is MDIERLRAHCLTKKGAVEEYPFGPEYPVFKVAGKIFALLLPDIDPPWLNLKCDPLHAEVLRAYYPAIRPGYHMNKRHWNTLVLDGSVPEDELLSMVDDSYALVVAGLPRRLQFPD